One Pseudomonas sp. MM213 genomic window, GCCCAAGGGTGACGACAACATCCTGCAACTGGCCCGCTCCAATTGGTCCGAGCAATTGCGCGACTGGAACGGCACCATCGAGCAACTGGCGCCACTGGCCGCCAGCGATCAACTGGACGCCGAAGGCTGGCAGCGACTGGCCAATGCCTATGTGCAGCGGCTCGACGAACAGCCTTTGCAGCAATTGCTGCAGCAAGCCCCGTCACCCGAAGCCGCGCGCAAGGCACGCCTTGCGATGATCGATCGGGCGATCGCCATGGGCCAAGTGCAACTGGCTCAACGCTGGATTCAATCATTGCCCGCCAGCGAACTGGCGGATCCGGCGCAACGCCAGCGCCTGTGGGAACTGGCTCGACAAAGCGGCGATGTATCGACCGTGCAACGCTTGAGTGGCGAATTGCAGCGCCCGTGCCTGGAGACGGCCGAATGGTTGTCCGGTCGCGATCCACAAGCCGCACGCACGCAGCTGCGTGGCTGCCAGCCGAACGATGACCCGCAAAAATGGTTGATTCTGGCCCAGCGCCTGCAAGACACCGAGCTGCTGCAAGGCACGCGCCTGCCCGAACCCTGGGACAGTCGCCGCCAGGCACGGCTGCTGGACATCTGGCAGGACCAGGGCGAGAGCGACAAGGTCATGGCCTGGCTCGCCGGCCAGCCACAGACGGCTGACGTGGTCAAACGCCGGGCCGAACTGGTGCAAGCCCTGGGTCGAAATTCAGAAGCCGCGACACTCTGGGAGCGACACTACCAGCAGACCGGCAACCTCGGCTCGCTCAATCAGGCAACGTATCTGGCGCTGAATGCCGGCCAGCGCGAACACGCGCAACAGCTGCTCGAAAACGCCTATGACCGTCATGGCGGAAAGTTGCCCGTTGCCCTGCTGCAACGGCTGGCGGGGCTCTATGCCTCATCGACGCCGACCCCGGCGCAGCAGAAACGCATGGTGTCGCTGCTCAATCGCGTCGATCCCGCCACACGCGGCCAACTGCTGGCGCAACTGGCCGAGAAAGGTCAGTGCGACGCGGTGCGACAAGCCATTGGCGACCACCCGCAGGTCGCAGGCGACTATCGGGCCCTGGGCCGTTGCGCCATGCCGGATCGGCCGGGTGAAGCCGTCGTCTACTACCAGACCGCAGAAAAACTCGGCGACCGTGGCAGTCGTCTGCCACTGGCGTATGCGCTGGAAGCGTCCGGTGATTCGTCGGGCGCCCTGGCTATCTGGCGCAGCCTGCCGGAGGCTGAGTTGAGCGATAACGCCAAGCTGACGGCCAGCCGCAGCGCCCTCACCGCAGGCGACACGCAGCTCGCAGAACGTTACTGGCAACACAGTCGCGCCCGGGGGGCCAATGAATGGGCGCTGGGCGCGGCGATTGCCGACGCGCGCGGCGATCATCTCGAAGCATTGCAACGTCAGCGTTCAGCCTTGCAGCAGGCGCCGGATGCCGGGAATTTCTACGCAGCGTCGGTCACCGCGCAAAAGGCCGGCGAACTGGAACAAAGCACCGCGTGGCTCGCCGAAGCCGTGCGTCGCGAACCGCACAACCCGCGCTATCGCGCCGATTACGGCATGCGTCTGGCGGGGGCCGACACCCGGGAACAGCGCGCCCACGCCATCCCTTATCTGCAAAGCGCCACCCGTGATTTTCCGGAAGACTATCGCCTCGGCGAAACCCTGGCGCTGCGTTATGACGAAGTGAAGGACAGCGCGGCGGCGCGCAAGGAATTGCGCCGGGTCATTGACCTGGAACAGCACCCGGTAGCCGCCGACGATGAAGACGGCAGCATGGAAGCCAGGCGTTATCGCCAGCGCCGCGCTCACGAAACCCTGTCCCGTCGCGACAGCCGCACGCTGGCCAGCACCTGGTCACCGGCCGGCGTCTCGACCAACGACAGCTTCCGCCCCAACGGCACCCTGCGCGACAGCTCACGACGCGCCACCTCACAGAACGTACAAGTGGCGATCTGGGACCATGCGCTCGGCGAAGAGCCGAGCCGCGCCGGCAGCACGTTATCGGTTTATGGCCGCGTACTGCTTGGTGGTCAGGGTCGATCGAGTTACGGCGAATCCCTCGGCACCGGCGTGGGTCTGCGCTACAAGCCCTGGGGCACGGCGAACATCAACTTCTACGGCGAGCTCTACAAGCAGAGCTCGTTTGATGACAACGACAATCAGCATGTGAGCCTGGGCCAATTGCTGATTCCTGAAAAACTCGCCGACCAGTTCAACGATCACCGCCAGGACGGTCACACCAGCACTGATTACCTGTTGCGCGCCACGGCCTCGTTTCTTGATCAGGGACGGTTCCGCAACGACTGGCGCATTGATGAAAACGATTGGGAGGAACGTTTCCTCTACCTCGACGCCGCGTGGTGGACCAAGGCCGGTGATCACCAATGGCTGTCGCGCTTCCAGCAAGGTCACACCTGGAAGTTGCCGTTCAACGGCGCGCAAACCGTCATGCCGTACGGCTTTCTCGAGTTCGCCAGCCAGGACCCGAACAATGACTGGCGCCAGGACCTGCGCACCGGTATCGGCCTGCGCTGGCAATGGTGGTTCGACGACGACATCTACAACGCTTACCGCGCGCACCTGACGGTTCGTACCGAGTATCAGCAATCCCTGAGCGGCAACCTGTATGAAGGCGGCAACGGTGTGTTGCTGGGTGTGGAGTTGAATTTCTGATGACGCGTTTTCTCCTGGTTCTTTGCCTGTTGTTGAGCAGCACAATGGCCCGCGCC contains:
- a CDS encoding NfrA family protein; protein product: MKPDRHALLIGSLLLSLATSSWVQAEPLTEFEQFRSFPYMDRSYREAKKGNWAEVERLMRHLLVKVPKNDEARALLVEALAKQRRYKDAVQALPDNPDNNDALLNLRLTWIEQDPPGSELVEQWIANSNLSQRVRLWQAYSLSLAKFGGAGRAHDWLAQLTPKGDDNILQLARSNWSEQLRDWNGTIEQLAPLAASDQLDAEGWQRLANAYVQRLDEQPLQQLLQQAPSPEAARKARLAMIDRAIAMGQVQLAQRWIQSLPASELADPAQRQRLWELARQSGDVSTVQRLSGELQRPCLETAEWLSGRDPQAARTQLRGCQPNDDPQKWLILAQRLQDTELLQGTRLPEPWDSRRQARLLDIWQDQGESDKVMAWLAGQPQTADVVKRRAELVQALGRNSEAATLWERHYQQTGNLGSLNQATYLALNAGQREHAQQLLENAYDRHGGKLPVALLQRLAGLYASSTPTPAQQKRMVSLLNRVDPATRGQLLAQLAEKGQCDAVRQAIGDHPQVAGDYRALGRCAMPDRPGEAVVYYQTAEKLGDRGSRLPLAYALEASGDSSGALAIWRSLPEAELSDNAKLTASRSALTAGDTQLAERYWQHSRARGANEWALGAAIADARGDHLEALQRQRSALQQAPDAGNFYAASVTAQKAGELEQSTAWLAEAVRREPHNPRYRADYGMRLAGADTREQRAHAIPYLQSATRDFPEDYRLGETLALRYDEVKDSAAARKELRRVIDLEQHPVAADDEDGSMEARRYRQRRAHETLSRRDSRTLASTWSPAGVSTNDSFRPNGTLRDSSRRATSQNVQVAIWDHALGEEPSRAGSTLSVYGRVLLGGQGRSSYGESLGTGVGLRYKPWGTANINFYGELYKQSSFDDNDNQHVSLGQLLIPEKLADQFNDHRQDGHTSTDYLLRATASFLDQGRFRNDWRIDENDWEERFLYLDAAWWTKAGDHQWLSRFQQGHTWKLPFNGAQTVMPYGFLEFASQDPNNDWRQDLRTGIGLRWQWWFDDDIYNAYRAHLTVRTEYQQSLSGNLYEGGNGVLLGVELNF